From a single Maylandia zebra isolate NMK-2024a linkage group LG3, Mzebra_GT3a, whole genome shotgun sequence genomic region:
- the LOC143416958 gene encoding uncharacterized protein LOC143416958, translated as MTQVIPLYGFGILLYILYIIHKLTCRGKANKPGKNSAVTVGTRKNTIIANELARLQERLLQPEEMMERIVSRRNNSSGSGRRRRSKTTTSKKEEKLLRQLRQITQPIQESRLEGASPEMEAEEVPYGADWEGYPEETYPEYDEPCLRRGFKTVKLEEPPTQPTAGALAERMEQEEEEVMARKLSIVREEEEEDEEDTEAQDDEDEEEEEEGIEEAMAVEEDIDEEEDGEEEAEKRHLLRPPSSQPGPERTTTRVGLEVKKELQCNNSRKKQVSFSEHKDVFHYPKEDTYEDGQEDKEDQMEEEEDEDTEEEEEEEADEDDPVMEAESLQFSCDGSSNPEEEAEEDIEGNILMSANVEGEGRISADTPKEVGVSGLRMRDRRET; from the coding sequence ATGACTCAAGTGATACCCTTATATGGCTTTGGGATCCTTCTTTACATCCTTTACATCATACATAAGCTGACCTGTAGGGGGAAGGCTAATAAACCAGGGAAGAACTCTGCAGTAACCGTGGGAACCAGGAAGAACACAATCATTGCTAATGAGCTTGCCAGGCTGCAGGAGAGACTTCTCCAACCTGAAGAGATGATGGAGAGGATTGTGTCCAGGAGGAACAATAGTTCTGGGAGTGGTAGACGAAGGAGGAGTAAAACCACCACGTCAAAAAAGGAGGAGAAATTACTCAGGCAGCTGAGACAGATCACACAGCCTATTCAAGAGAGCAGATTGGAGGGAGCCTCCCCAGAGATGGAGGCCGAGGAGGTCCCATACGGTGCAGACTGGGAAGGTTACCCAGAGGAGACCTACCCAGAGTATGATGAACCCTGCCTCAGACGTGGGTTTAAGACGGTTAAACTAGAGGAACCCCCCACACAGCCCACCGCTGGGGCCCTAGCAGAGAGGATGgagcaagaggaggaagaggtcaTGGCAAGGAAACTTTCCATAGTgcgagaggaagaggaagaagatgaggaggaCACAGAAGCAcaagatgatgaggatgaagaggaagaagaggagggaaTAGAAGAAGCTATGGCAGTAGAGGAAGACATagatgaggaagaggatggtgaggaggaggcagagaaaaGGCACTTGCTCCGTCCTCCATCATCCCAGCCAGGTCCTGAAAGAACGACAACAAGAGTTGGTTTGGAGGTGAAGAAAGAGCTGCAGTGTAACAATAGCAGGAAGAAGCAAGTCAGCTTCAGCGAGCACAAGGATGTCTTCCACTACCCTAAAGAGGACACTTACGAGGATGGGCAAGAGGACAAGGAAGAtcagatggaggaggaggaggacgaggacacagaagaggaagaagaggaggaagctgATGAAGATGACCCAGTGATGGAGGCAGAGAGCCTGCAGTTCAGCTGTGATGGCAGTTCAAAtccagaggaggaagcagaggaggATATAGAAGGCAATATTTTAATGTCAGCAAACGTGGAGGGGGAGGGTCGAATCTCTGCAGACACACCCAAGGAAGTCG